TATCTTTTGGTGGAACTTCTGGAACAGGGAATGTGCTTTCCAAAGAATTAATAACAAGCTGATCAAATTGAGAATTACCACTAGATTGAATGACTGTCGGTTTTCCAATGAGATATCCATAGGGATTTATGGTAAACTTTATTCGAGTTTTTAATGTCGGAGCGAATGTAGAACCTTCTGTTGTACTCCAGTTTAATTTTAATTGACGAGCAATATATGCTTTATATGTGTTGTAGCTTTTTGAACTAATTTTACCTTCAACAACACCAGATGGGGCTGCAGCAAATGGACTAGCCGGAATATCACTGGGTGTAGAAAAGGGCGACTCTGGTAAATTATTAACATCAGCTTTGCTACCCTCTGGTTTTTCTTCATTAGCATTGCGTATACCTGCATTTTTGCGAGTGTCTTCTTTCCTTGTGTCTATTTCTTTACGTTTTAAGAATTCTTCCATGCTGACTTTTTGTTTGTCTTGATCTGGAATAGGGCCAATAGGTTTTTTAATATCTGTTTTTAATTTTTCATTATTATTTACAGTGTTTTTATTGCTTTCTTCTTTTAATATAAGATCTTTAGATTTATCAGATATTTTGGGCATAACTTTTTCAGTTTTTTGTTCAGGTACTGGATTTGTATCAGGAGCAATGTTTTTGGTTAATTGAGGCAAGTCTCGAATCGTTTTTGTTGCTTCTCGTTCGCCTATTTCATCATCTTTTTGAGAAATTTGCTTAGTTTGGGCAAAGTTTTCACTCATACCAAAAGTCACTTCGACAATTTCTGGTGGAGTTGATTCAAAGTTAAAAATATAAGAAAAAACAAAAAAACTTGTTATTAATAGAATATGTATTGAAATTGCAGCAATTAAATGTTTTCTATTCGGTGAATAAATTTCTTTTATTTCATCTGGAGATAAAAAAGGTATTTTTGGATTTGAGCCTATGATGTCTATTGCAGGTTGTTTGATTTTTTTTTGTAATGGTAGATCCAAAGGTCTAACATATCTGGGACCAAGATAAGATTTATTGATATAATCATCTGGAAATGATCTTGAAAACAAAATATTTCTTTGTGTGTCATAAACAGCTTTTCCAAATTTGAGCATGTTTATTTCATCAATTTCTGGAACACGATTTGGATGATTTAAAAGAATATTATTATTTTTCATTTTTTATCACGTTTGTTTTCACCAACCATGCCAATTCTTTCCACCCCAG
The sequence above is drawn from the Fluviispira vulneris genome and encodes:
- a CDS encoding TonB C-terminal domain-containing protein, whose protein sequence is MKNNNILLNHPNRVPEIDEINMLKFGKAVYDTQRNILFSRSFPDDYINKSYLGPRYVRPLDLPLQKKIKQPAIDIIGSNPKIPFLSPDEIKEIYSPNRKHLIAAISIHILLITSFFVFSYIFNFESTPPEIVEVTFGMSENFAQTKQISQKDDEIGEREATKTIRDLPQLTKNIAPDTNPVPEQKTEKVMPKISDKSKDLILKEESNKNTVNNNEKLKTDIKKPIGPIPDQDKQKVSMEEFLKRKEIDTRKEDTRKNAGIRNANEEKPEGSKADVNNLPESPFSTPSDIPASPFAAAPSGVVEGKISSKSYNTYKAYIARQLKLNWSTTEGSTFAPTLKTRIKFTINPYGYLIGKPTVIQSSGNSQFDQLVINSLESTFPVPEVPPKDINPPKTFEASYSAKSVQ